Proteins from a single region of Pseudomonas sp. 10S4:
- a CDS encoding type III effector HrpK domain-containing protein: MRISNTPFPATASPLLGGDKPSRPALENAKPSVMSAPGGGVQFGQQAGSQTLASPAKDAQSPNLLGLVMKRLLGGDEGTTPASKLTDTTPATRTAAVTSTTDATAPSSNPAAASSPEAQLLDDSKYSSPKELERWAPLVADLPPEQREQAAKELNRPIAAALMATEKGPDAAKAMKFINDNPALKTAVDTGKHGGKADGKITDGDLKAFAKKMQGAADNADKDLANYQKDHPNADPQSLQMVRSASLLQANGPLANAADPKHAAGAEGKTKVDQYMDADGLKALQDNNPGLAGPLKQASKTWSQPGLLNLLDQGGLKGRDLATHGPDKKFDAANISNWIKNQAPTNGGEFAGMLSDAATLNAVAGTDISKLGKEVFEQPQNYTGAEKAAVMVKLQQTQQSVVAGSDLRKTGKTEDALAEKIGQLQDDPDVQTYMSQAIPSQERALVASDPSLEKAVKGQLQNVVSGQALRNDMNSADKTSKKDAAPDYSGAIGGLSAQLQMQQDLLGPDADLPTAAQVVGNQPDVQGKLQQSYVSNFSEGGSLKQLLGQKKADAGQSLQTSDAQKAAYDAVLPQSFVQRQQASYVDATVGQLQQSKKGRELLENVGDATGQSGSVSDAVAPKNKAQQVKDAYDNTKQGLSTAKDGVDAVRKLAGREASAGLGRMAGSIGGRIAGAVAGEAAGLAAASAIGAAAGPVGWVIDAAMSIGFGIAAIVEAVKKHSAQKQFDHNVDPTLEQFGIPKAH; the protein is encoded by the coding sequence ATGCGCATTTCCAACACTCCGTTCCCCGCAACCGCCTCTCCATTGTTGGGCGGTGACAAGCCTTCGCGGCCAGCGTTGGAGAATGCCAAACCTAGCGTGATGTCCGCGCCGGGTGGTGGTGTGCAGTTCGGACAACAGGCCGGGTCCCAGACACTGGCCAGCCCAGCCAAAGACGCTCAATCGCCGAACCTGTTGGGCCTGGTGATGAAGCGTTTGCTCGGTGGCGATGAAGGCACTACGCCCGCGAGCAAACTCACCGATACCACCCCGGCTACCCGTACTGCCGCCGTAACGTCGACGACCGATGCCACGGCGCCTTCGTCCAACCCGGCGGCGGCCAGCAGTCCCGAAGCCCAGTTACTCGACGACTCGAAATACTCCTCACCCAAGGAGCTCGAACGCTGGGCACCCCTGGTGGCGGACTTGCCGCCGGAGCAGCGGGAGCAAGCGGCCAAGGAACTCAATCGACCGATTGCCGCCGCCCTTATGGCCACTGAAAAAGGCCCGGATGCGGCCAAGGCGATGAAGTTCATCAACGACAATCCGGCCCTGAAAACCGCCGTCGATACCGGCAAACACGGCGGCAAGGCGGACGGCAAAATCACTGACGGCGACCTCAAGGCGTTTGCCAAGAAGATGCAAGGTGCGGCCGACAACGCTGACAAGGACCTGGCTAATTACCAGAAGGACCATCCCAATGCTGATCCTCAGTCGTTGCAGATGGTCCGCTCGGCCTCGTTGTTGCAGGCCAACGGTCCGCTGGCCAATGCTGCCGATCCCAAACATGCGGCCGGCGCGGAGGGTAAAACCAAAGTCGATCAGTACATGGACGCCGACGGCCTCAAGGCTTTGCAGGACAACAACCCCGGGCTCGCCGGACCGCTCAAACAAGCCTCGAAAACCTGGTCGCAGCCGGGCCTGCTCAACCTGCTTGATCAGGGTGGACTCAAAGGCCGGGACCTGGCCACCCATGGCCCGGACAAGAAATTCGATGCAGCGAACATCAGCAACTGGATCAAGAACCAGGCTCCCACCAATGGCGGCGAGTTCGCCGGGATGCTCAGCGACGCAGCGACCCTGAATGCTGTCGCTGGCACTGATATCAGCAAACTGGGTAAAGAGGTTTTCGAGCAGCCGCAGAACTACACCGGCGCCGAGAAAGCGGCGGTGATGGTCAAGTTGCAACAGACCCAGCAGAGCGTTGTTGCCGGTTCCGATCTACGCAAAACCGGCAAGACCGAAGACGCTCTGGCGGAAAAGATCGGCCAGTTGCAGGACGATCCCGATGTGCAGACCTACATGAGCCAGGCCATCCCCAGTCAGGAACGAGCCCTGGTGGCCAGCGACCCGTCCCTGGAAAAAGCCGTGAAGGGCCAGTTGCAAAACGTAGTGAGTGGCCAGGCCCTGCGCAACGACATGAACAGCGCCGACAAGACCTCGAAAAAAGACGCCGCTCCCGACTACAGCGGCGCCATCGGCGGGCTATCGGCGCAACTGCAAATGCAGCAGGACTTGCTGGGCCCCGACGCTGATCTGCCGACGGCTGCGCAAGTGGTCGGCAACCAGCCCGATGTGCAGGGCAAGCTGCAACAGTCCTACGTCAGCAATTTCAGTGAGGGCGGTTCGCTCAAGCAGTTGCTGGGACAGAAAAAGGCCGACGCCGGGCAGTCCCTGCAAACCAGTGATGCGCAAAAAGCGGCCTATGACGCGGTGCTGCCACAGAGCTTCGTCCAGCGTCAGCAAGCGAGTTATGTGGACGCCACGGTCGGCCAGTTACAGCAGTCGAAAAAAGGTCGCGAGTTACTCGAAAACGTCGGTGATGCGACAGGTCAGTCCGGCTCGGTTTCCGATGCCGTTGCGCCGAAAAACAAGGCCCAGCAAGTCAAGGATGCCTACGACAACACCAAGCAGGGTCTTTCGACGGCCAAGGATGGCGTTGATGCGGTGCGCAAATTGGCTGGCCGTGAAGCGTCGGCCGGGCTCGGGCGCATGGCCGGTTCTATCGGCGGACGGATTGCCGGGGCCGTTGCCGGTGAGGCAGCAGGGCTGGCGGCGGCTTCGGCCATCGGCGCGGCTGCCGGTCCTGTGGGTTGGGTGATCGACGCGGCCATGAGCATCGGTTTCGGCATCGCGGCGATTGTCGAGGCAGTGAAAAAGCACTCCGCGCAAAAGCAATTCGACCACAACGTCGATCCGACCCTGGAGCAGTTTGGAATTCCCAAGGCGCACTGA
- a CDS encoding alpha/beta fold hydrolase, whose amino-acid sequence MNRSNLPTLVLLPGMDGTGELFQPFVAAMGQACDIVVVTYPCDIPLNYGELQAIARQSLPTDRPFVLLGESFSGPIAIALTALNLPRQVGLVLCCTFASNPRPLFNRLGFLVEILPMGLVPTRWLSPLLLGRFSTAALRTALSRAINKVSPSVMRKRLRSVLKVDVSTQLSQIKVPAVYLRATQDRVVPKTASLRICELKPQVQVIEVEAPHCLLQATPDKAARVIVEFLQTRQTH is encoded by the coding sequence ATGAACCGATCAAACCTGCCGACGCTGGTCCTGCTACCGGGAATGGATGGAACGGGTGAACTGTTCCAGCCTTTCGTGGCGGCCATGGGGCAAGCTTGCGACATCGTTGTGGTGACTTACCCCTGCGACATCCCGTTGAACTATGGGGAACTGCAAGCCATTGCCAGGCAATCGCTGCCCACTGACCGGCCGTTCGTGTTGCTGGGCGAATCCTTCTCGGGGCCGATCGCCATTGCTCTGACGGCCTTGAATCTGCCTCGGCAGGTCGGGCTGGTGCTCTGCTGCACCTTTGCCAGCAACCCGCGGCCGCTGTTCAATCGCCTGGGATTTCTGGTCGAGATTCTGCCCATGGGTCTGGTGCCTACCCGCTGGCTCAGCCCGTTATTACTCGGCCGATTTTCCACCGCCGCCCTACGCACCGCACTGAGTCGGGCGATCAACAAGGTCAGTCCTTCGGTGATGCGCAAGCGACTGCGATCGGTGCTCAAAGTCGATGTATCGACGCAACTGTCCCAAATCAAAGTTCCCGCTGTTTATCTGCGTGCAACCCAGGATCGGGTGGTGCCGAAGACTGCCTCGCTGCGGATCTGCGAACTAAAACCGCAGGTACAAGTGATCGAAGTCGAGGCGCCGCACTGCCTGCTTCAGGCGACCCCCGATAAAGCTGCGCGGGTGATCGTTGAGTTTTTACAAACGCGACAAACTCACTGA
- a CDS encoding DUF2214 family protein, translated as MLSHWFLAAIHLLAVALGLWAVLTRGTALSRLAAGTAQIRSVLVADNVWGICAGILLVTGLMRAFGGYEKGTDYYLHQPLFHLKMTLFVIILLMELAPMITLIKWRIALGRGASIDQGRAKLFARISHTEALLLMLMIIAATGMVRGVTFG; from the coding sequence ATGCTATCTCACTGGTTTCTTGCGGCGATCCACCTCTTGGCTGTGGCCTTGGGTCTTTGGGCGGTGCTCACTCGCGGCACGGCGTTAAGCCGCTTGGCCGCTGGAACGGCGCAGATTCGTAGCGTGCTGGTCGCGGATAACGTGTGGGGGATTTGTGCCGGGATTTTGCTGGTCACGGGACTGATGCGAGCCTTCGGTGGGTATGAAAAAGGCACCGACTACTACCTTCATCAGCCGCTGTTTCATCTCAAGATGACGCTGTTCGTGATCATTTTGCTAATGGAACTGGCGCCGATGATCACCTTGATCAAATGGCGGATCGCGTTGGGGCGTGGCGCTTCGATTGACCAGGGACGGGCGAAACTGTTTGCCCGGATCAGCCACACGGAAGCCCTGTTGCTGATGCTGATGATCATCGCAGCCACCGGCATGGTGCGCGGTGTGACCTTCGGCTAG
- the csrA gene encoding carbon storage regulator CsrA encodes MLILTRKVGESINIGDDITITILGVSGQQVRIGINAPKDVAVHREEIYQRIQAGLTAPDKPQTP; translated from the coding sequence ATGCTGATACTCACCCGCAAAGTCGGTGAAAGCATAAATATCGGTGATGACATTACGATCACTATTCTGGGCGTTAGCGGCCAGCAAGTCCGGATTGGCATCAACGCCCCGAAAGATGTTGCCGTACATCGCGAAGAAATCTATCAGCGCATTCAGGCCGGTCTGACCGCACCAGACAAGCCACAAACCCCCTGA
- a CDS encoding SPOR domain-containing protein — protein sequence MRKMALVIAVLALAGCGEGKEASTQKTPSSAVSVQASAPVPAAGPQWDLEVRGETTQAVSDLSGWLIEHSFVSNVVRENGKDRILLGPFGSKAEAEARQADLNAALTKAKKMNIESLIIERPAAQ from the coding sequence GTGCGCAAAATGGCCTTGGTAATCGCAGTATTGGCGTTGGCGGGATGTGGTGAGGGCAAGGAAGCGAGCACTCAAAAGACGCCATCCAGCGCAGTTTCCGTACAGGCTTCAGCTCCTGTTCCGGCAGCCGGTCCGCAATGGGATCTCGAAGTGCGCGGCGAAACAACCCAGGCAGTCAGCGACCTCAGCGGCTGGTTGATCGAGCACAGCTTCGTTTCCAATGTGGTTCGGGAAAACGGCAAGGACCGGATCCTGCTCGGGCCGTTCGGATCCAAAGCCGAGGCCGAGGCGCGTCAGGCTGACTTAAACGCGGCGCTGACCAAGGCGAAAAAGATGAACATCGAATCGCTGATCATCGAGCGTCCGGCGGCTCAGTAA
- a CDS encoding endonuclease: MSVRCFALLFLFIAMGAQAGAPRTFNEAKKVAWKLYAPQSTEFYCGCKYTGNKVDLAACGYVPRKSLKRASRIEWEHIVPAWQIGHQRQCWQSGGRKNCTRYDPTYQKAEADLHNLVPSIGEVNGDRSNFSFGWLPVQSGQYGSCLTQVDFKAKKVMPRPSIRGMIARTYFYMSKQYGLKLSKQDRQLYEAWNKTYPVQAWERQRNQSVACVMGRGNEFVGPVNMKACG; the protein is encoded by the coding sequence ATGAGTGTCCGTTGTTTTGCTTTGTTGTTTCTGTTCATCGCCATGGGCGCCCAGGCTGGCGCTCCGCGCACCTTCAACGAAGCCAAGAAAGTCGCCTGGAAGCTTTACGCACCGCAATCCACCGAGTTTTATTGCGGCTGCAAATACACCGGTAACAAGGTGGACCTCGCCGCCTGTGGGTATGTGCCGCGCAAAAGCCTCAAGCGCGCCTCGCGCATCGAGTGGGAACACATTGTCCCCGCCTGGCAGATCGGTCATCAGCGCCAATGCTGGCAGTCGGGCGGACGCAAAAACTGCACGCGCTACGACCCGACTTATCAGAAGGCCGAGGCCGACTTGCACAACCTGGTGCCGAGCATCGGCGAGGTGAATGGCGACCGCAGCAACTTCAGCTTTGGCTGGCTGCCGGTACAATCGGGCCAATACGGTTCGTGCCTGACGCAGGTCGACTTCAAGGCCAAGAAGGTCATGCCGCGCCCTTCGATACGCGGGATGATCGCCCGGACGTATTTCTACATGAGCAAGCAGTACGGCTTGAAGCTGTCCAAACAGGATCGCCAACTGTATGAAGCCTGGAACAAGACCTACCCGGTGCAAGCCTGGGAGCGCCAGCGCAACCAGAGCGTGGCCTGCGTGATGGGTCGCGGTAATGAGTTTGTCGGCCCGGTAAACATGAAAGCCTGTGGTTGA
- a CDS encoding DUF1654 domain-containing protein: MLTVKYCMHVQLNKDNPVATTSASPDSYQRMGIRVQKIINSQSAQKAKAALIFRLPDEPVDEWEQLLEEIDENDNVTLAYRDDGGVQIFWVVPKED; this comes from the coding sequence ATGCTTACAGTTAAATACTGTATGCACGTACAGCTTAATAAGGATAATCCTGTGGCCACCACTTCCGCCTCTCCTGACTCCTATCAACGCATGGGCATTCGCGTCCAAAAAATCATCAATTCCCAAAGTGCCCAGAAAGCCAAAGCCGCCCTGATCTTCCGTCTTCCTGACGAACCGGTGGATGAGTGGGAACAACTGCTCGAAGAAATCGACGAAAACGATAACGTCACCCTCGCCTATCGCGACGATGGCGGCGTGCAGATTTTTTGGGTTGTGCCGAAGGAAGATTGA
- a CDS encoding asparaginase has translation MKSVFNTFIPGALALLLLLPTALQAKEAETQQKLANVVILATGGTIAGAGASAANSATYQAAKVGIEQLIAGVPELGKLANVRGEQIMQIASESITNDNLLQLGRRVAELADSKDVDGIVITHGTDTLEETAYFLNLVEKTDKPIIVVGSMRPGTAMSADGMLNLYNAVAVASSKEARGKGVLVTMNDEIQSGRDVSKMINIKTEAFKSAWGPLGMVVEGKSYWFRLPAKRHTMDSEFDIKTIKSLPDVEIAYSYGNVSDVAYKALAQSGAKAIIHAGTGNGSVSSRVVPTLQALRKDGVQIIRSSHVNAGGFVLRNAEQPDDKYDWVVAHDLNPQKARILAMVALTKTNDSKELQRMFWEY, from the coding sequence ATGAAATCTGTATTCAACACTTTTATTCCGGGCGCTTTGGCCCTCCTGCTGCTCCTGCCGACCGCCCTTCAAGCGAAAGAAGCCGAAACCCAACAGAAACTGGCTAATGTGGTGATCCTCGCCACCGGCGGCACCATCGCCGGCGCTGGCGCCAGCGCGGCCAACAGTGCCACTTATCAAGCGGCCAAAGTCGGTATCGAGCAACTGATTGCCGGCGTGCCGGAACTCGGCAAATTGGCAAATGTGCGTGGCGAACAGATCATGCAGATCGCCTCTGAAAGCATCACCAACGACAACCTGTTGCAACTGGGTCGTCGCGTGGCAGAACTGGCCGACAGCAAAGACGTCGATGGCATCGTCATCACCCACGGCACCGACACCCTGGAAGAAACCGCCTACTTCCTGAACCTGGTGGAAAAAACCGACAAGCCGATCATCGTGGTCGGCTCCATGCGCCCAGGCACTGCGATGTCGGCTGACGGTATGCTGAACCTCTACAACGCCGTGGCCGTGGCCAGCAGCAAAGAAGCACGCGGCAAAGGTGTGCTGGTGACCATGAACGATGAAATCCAGTCCGGTCGCGACGTCAGCAAAATGATCAACATCAAGACCGAGGCTTTCAAAAGTGCCTGGGGCCCGCTGGGCATGGTGGTCGAAGGCAAATCCTACTGGTTCCGTCTGCCAGCCAAGCGTCACACCATGGATTCGGAATTCGACATCAAAACCATCAAGAGCCTGCCTGACGTCGAAATCGCCTATTCCTACGGCAACGTTAGCGATGTCGCCTACAAAGCCCTGGCTCAATCGGGCGCCAAAGCGATCATTCACGCCGGCACCGGCAACGGCTCGGTGTCTTCGCGCGTCGTTCCAACCCTGCAGGCCCTGCGCAAGGACGGCGTGCAAATCATCCGCTCGTCCCACGTCAACGCCGGCGGTTTCGTACTGCGTAACGCTGAACAGCCTGATGACAAGTACGACTGGGTTGTAGCGCATGACCTCAACCCACAAAAAGCCCGGATCCTGGCCATGGTCGCGCTGACCAAAACCAATGACAGCAAAGAGCTGCAACGGATGTTCTGGGAATACTGA
- a CDS encoding sugar ABC transporter ATP-binding protein: MSVCAPNAVLSVSGIGKTYAQPVLTGIDLTLMRGEVLALTGENGAGKSTLSKIIGGLVTPTTGQMQFQGQEYRPGSRTQAEDLGIRMVMQELNLLPTLSVAENLFLDNLPSSGGWISRKQLRKAAIEAMAQVGLDAIDPDTLVGELGIGHQQMVEIARNLIGDCHVLILDEPTAMLTAREVEMLFEQITRLQARGVSIIYISHRLEELARVAQRIAVLRDGNLVCVEPMANYNSEQLVTLMVGRELGEHMDLGPRNIGAPALTVKGLTRSDKVRDVSFEVRAGEIYGISGLIGAGRTELLRLIFGADTADSGTVALGSPAKVVSIRSPADAVGHGIALITEDRKGEGLLLTQSISANIALGNMPVISSAGVVNNGDEMALAQRQIDAMRIRSSSPTQLVSELSGGNQQKVVIGRWLERDCSVMLFDEPTRGIDVGAKYDIYALLGELTRQGKALVVVSSDLRELMLICDRIGVLSAGRLIDTFERDSWTQDDLLAAAFAGYQKRDALLNEAAPRDLP; the protein is encoded by the coding sequence ATGTCAGTTTGCGCCCCGAACGCTGTCCTCTCGGTCAGCGGTATCGGTAAGACCTATGCCCAACCGGTCCTGACCGGCATCGACCTGACGCTGATGCGCGGTGAAGTGCTGGCGCTGACCGGTGAGAACGGCGCCGGCAAAAGCACCTTGTCGAAGATCATCGGCGGGCTGGTCACGCCGACCACCGGCCAGATGCAATTCCAGGGTCAGGAATACCGCCCCGGCAGCCGCACCCAGGCCGAAGACCTGGGCATTCGAATGGTCATGCAAGAACTCAATCTGTTGCCGACGCTGTCGGTGGCGGAAAACCTGTTTCTCGATAACCTGCCCAGCAGCGGTGGCTGGATCAGTCGCAAGCAACTGCGCAAGGCTGCGATCGAGGCCATGGCCCAAGTCGGTCTCGACGCGATCGACCCGGACACCCTGGTCGGCGAGCTGGGCATCGGTCATCAGCAAATGGTCGAGATCGCCCGTAACCTGATCGGCGACTGCCATGTGCTGATCCTCGACGAACCGACCGCGATGCTGACGGCTCGTGAAGTCGAGATGCTGTTCGAACAGATCACTCGCCTGCAAGCCCGCGGCGTGTCGATCATCTACATCTCCCACCGCCTCGAAGAACTGGCGCGAGTGGCACAGCGCATTGCCGTGCTGCGTGACGGCAACCTGGTCTGCGTCGAGCCGATGGCCAATTACAACAGCGAGCAACTGGTCACCCTGATGGTGGGCCGTGAGTTGGGCGAACACATGGACTTGGGGCCGCGCAACATCGGCGCGCCGGCGCTGACGGTCAAAGGGCTGACCCGCTCCGACAAGGTTCGCGATGTGTCTTTCGAAGTGCGCGCCGGTGAGATCTACGGCATTTCCGGGCTGATCGGGGCAGGGCGCACCGAGTTGCTGCGCCTGATCTTTGGCGCCGATACCGCGGACAGCGGCACGGTCGCGCTGGGTTCTCCGGCTAAAGTCGTCAGCATCCGTTCGCCGGCTGATGCGGTCGGTCACGGCATCGCCCTGATCACCGAGGACCGCAAGGGCGAAGGCCTGCTACTGACCCAATCGATCAGCGCCAACATTGCCTTGGGCAACATGCCGGTGATTTCCAGCGCGGGCGTCGTCAATAACGGTGACGAGATGGCACTGGCCCAACGTCAAATCGACGCGATGCGCATCCGCAGTTCAAGTCCAACACAACTGGTGTCCGAGTTGTCCGGTGGCAACCAGCAGAAAGTCGTGATCGGCCGTTGGCTGGAGCGCGATTGTTCGGTGATGTTGTTCGATGAGCCGACTCGCGGTATCGACGTCGGCGCCAAGTACGACATCTATGCCTTGCTGGGTGAATTGACTCGCCAGGGCAAAGCGTTGGTGGTGGTGTCCAGTGACCTGCGCGAGCTGATGCTGATCTGCGACCGGATCGGCGTGTTGTCTGCGGGGCGCCTGATCGATACCTTCGAGCGCGACAGCTGGACCCAGGATGATTTGCTTGCCGCCGCTTTTGCCGGCTACCAAAAACGTGATGCGTTGCTCAACGAAGCAGCGCCTAGGGATCTTCCATGA
- a CDS encoding ABC transporter permease, whose translation MKTAASAGKRSGNFYGLGTYLGLAGALLAMVALFSALSSHFLSYDTFSTLANQIPDLMVLAVGMTFVLIIGGIDLSVGSVLALAASAVSVAILGWGWSVLPAALLGMAVAALAGTITGSITVAWRIPSFIVSLGVLEMARGLAYQMTGSRTAYIGDAFAWLSNPIAFGISPSFIIAFVIIIVAQAVLTRTVFGRYLIGIGTNEEAVRLAGINPKPYKILVFSLMGLLAGIAALFQISRLEAADPNAGSGLELQVIAAVVIGGTSLMGGRGSVISTFFGVLIISVLAAGLAQIGATEPTKRIITGAVIVVAVVLDTYRSQRASRRT comes from the coding sequence ATGAAAACTGCAGCATCTGCCGGTAAACGTAGTGGCAATTTTTACGGGCTAGGCACCTACCTGGGCCTGGCCGGTGCCTTGCTGGCGATGGTCGCGCTGTTCTCGGCCCTGAGCAGCCATTTTCTGTCGTATGACACCTTCAGTACCCTGGCCAACCAGATCCCCGACTTGATGGTATTGGCGGTCGGCATGACGTTCGTGTTGATCATCGGCGGTATCGATCTGTCGGTCGGTTCAGTGCTGGCGCTCGCAGCTTCAGCGGTCAGCGTGGCGATTCTCGGCTGGGGCTGGAGCGTCTTGCCCGCAGCGTTGCTCGGCATGGCGGTTGCGGCACTGGCCGGGACCATCACCGGTTCGATCACCGTGGCCTGGCGAATCCCGTCGTTCATCGTGTCCTTGGGCGTGCTGGAAATGGCCCGTGGTCTGGCGTACCAGATGACCGGCTCGCGCACGGCTTACATCGGTGATGCCTTTGCCTGGCTGTCCAACCCGATTGCCTTCGGTATTTCGCCGTCGTTCATCATTGCCTTTGTGATCATCATCGTCGCCCAGGCTGTGTTGACCCGGACTGTGTTCGGTCGTTACCTGATCGGCATTGGCACCAACGAAGAGGCCGTGCGTCTGGCCGGGATCAATCCAAAACCCTATAAGATTCTGGTGTTCAGCCTGATGGGCTTGCTCGCCGGTATCGCCGCGCTGTTTCAGATTTCCCGTCTGGAAGCGGCGGACCCGAATGCCGGCTCCGGCCTGGAGCTGCAAGTGATCGCCGCTGTGGTGATCGGCGGCACCAGCCTGATGGGCGGCCGCGGTTCGGTCATCAGCACGTTCTTCGGTGTATTGATCATCTCGGTATTGGCGGCGGGCCTGGCGCAGATTGGTGCGACCGAACCGACCAAACGCATCATCACCGGTGCGGTTATCGTGGTGGCGGTGGTGCTTGATACTTATCGCAGTCAGCGCGCAAGCCGGCGGACCTGA
- a CDS encoding LacI family DNA-binding transcriptional regulator: MATIKDVAALAGISYTTVSHVVNKTRPVSEEVRVKVEAAIKSLDYVPSAVARSLKAKTTATIGLLVPNSLNPYFAELARGIEDYCERNGYCVILCNSDDNPDKQRSYLRVLLEKRIDGLIVASAGGDAVLAEGLAGVRTPMVIVDRGLEGVNADLVRIDHEYGAYLATRHLLELGHRDIATIGGPADTSVAQMRLAGYCRALKEAGVEVPRERMLESDFTSTGGYTAAAILLEKNPPSAIFAGNDMIGIGVLRAAAERNIRVPTELSVIGFDDIQMSRYVYPALTTVGQSILQLGEMAAEVLLRRIATPDLATDQRIVTPSIVLRESTAPLAGVFAEYR; this comes from the coding sequence ATGGCAACGATCAAGGATGTGGCGGCACTTGCAGGGATTTCCTACACCACGGTGTCTCACGTGGTGAACAAGACGCGGCCGGTCAGTGAAGAAGTGCGGGTGAAAGTCGAGGCAGCGATCAAAAGCCTCGACTACGTCCCCAGCGCCGTCGCGCGTTCGTTAAAAGCGAAAACCACGGCGACCATCGGTTTGCTGGTGCCCAACAGCCTCAACCCGTACTTCGCCGAACTGGCCCGGGGCATCGAGGATTACTGCGAGCGTAACGGCTACTGCGTAATCCTCTGCAACTCCGACGATAACCCGGACAAGCAGCGCAGCTACCTGCGGGTGCTGCTGGAAAAACGCATCGACGGCTTGATCGTTGCCTCGGCCGGTGGCGATGCCGTGCTCGCTGAAGGTCTGGCGGGCGTGCGCACGCCGATGGTGATTGTCGACCGTGGCCTGGAAGGTGTGAATGCCGATCTGGTGCGCATCGACCACGAATACGGCGCCTACCTGGCGACCCGGCATCTACTGGAGTTGGGGCATCGGGACATCGCCACAATCGGCGGGCCGGCGGACACCAGTGTGGCGCAAATGCGTCTGGCCGGTTACTGCCGGGCGTTGAAAGAGGCGGGCGTCGAAGTGCCCCGCGAGCGCATGCTGGAAAGCGACTTTACCAGCACCGGTGGCTACACAGCCGCCGCGATCCTGCTGGAAAAGAACCCGCCCAGCGCGATTTTCGCCGGTAACGACATGATCGGTATCGGTGTGCTGCGCGCGGCCGCCGAACGCAATATTCGCGTGCCCACAGAGTTGTCGGTGATCGGCTTCGATGACATCCAAATGAGCCGTTATGTTTATCCGGCGCTGACCACCGTGGGCCAGTCGATCCTGCAGCTAGGTGAGATGGCTGCCGAGGTGCTGTTGCGAAGGATTGCCACGCCGGACCTGGCCACTGATCAACGGATCGTGACCCCAAGTATTGTCTTGCGGGAGTCGACTGCACCGCTGGCTGGTGTGTTTGCTGAGTACCGCTAA
- the rbsK gene encoding ribokinase — protein sequence MPAKVVVIGSLNMDLVTRAPRLPRGGETLIGQSFTTVSGGKGANQAVAAARLGAKVSMVGCVGTDAYGQELRGALLAERIDCQAVSIVDGASGVALIVVDDNSQNAIVIVAGANGALTPPVIDRFDAVLQAADVIICQLEVPDATVGHALKRGRELGKIVILNPAPASRPLPADWYASIDYLIPNESEASALSGLPVDSLDTAQTAATRLIAMGAGKVIITLGAQGSLFANGTGFEHFPAPTVKAVDTTAAGDTFVGGFAAALASGKSEAEAIRFGQVAAALSVTRAGAQPSIPTLSDVQAFKIP from the coding sequence ATGCCAGCAAAAGTAGTGGTAATAGGCAGCTTGAATATGGACCTGGTGACCCGGGCGCCACGGTTGCCCCGTGGCGGTGAAACGCTGATTGGTCAGTCGTTCACCACGGTCTCTGGCGGCAAGGGTGCGAACCAGGCCGTGGCCGCCGCGCGACTGGGTGCCAAGGTATCGATGGTCGGCTGCGTCGGGACCGACGCTTATGGTCAAGAGCTGCGCGGGGCATTGTTGGCGGAACGGATCGATTGTCAGGCGGTCAGCATCGTCGATGGCGCCAGTGGCGTGGCGTTGATTGTGGTTGATGACAACAGCCAGAACGCGATCGTGATTGTCGCCGGTGCCAACGGCGCGCTGACGCCGCCAGTGATCGACCGTTTCGACGCGGTGCTGCAAGCGGCGGACGTGATCATCTGTCAGCTGGAAGTGCCGGACGCCACCGTCGGTCATGCGCTCAAGCGCGGCCGTGAGCTGGGCAAAATCGTGATTCTCAACCCGGCGCCGGCCAGTCGTCCGTTACCGGCGGATTGGTATGCGTCCATCGACTACCTGATCCCGAATGAAAGCGAGGCGTCGGCCCTGAGTGGTTTGCCGGTGGATTCCCTCGACACCGCGCAAACCGCCGCGACCCGATTGATCGCGATGGGCGCCGGCAAGGTGATCATCACCCTCGGTGCCCAAGGCTCCCTGTTTGCCAACGGCACAGGTTTTGAGCATTTCCCTGCGCCGACAGTGAAGGCAGTTGATACAACGGCGGCCGGCGACACCTTTGTCGGCGGTTTTGCCGCTGCCCTGGCTTCCGGCAAAAGCGAGGCCGAGGCGATCCGTTTCGGTCAAGTCGCAGCAGCACTGTCGGTCACCCGAGCGGGGGCGCAACCTTCGATTCCTACTTTGTCCGACGTACAGGCCTTTAAAATCCCATGA